Proteins from one Lonchura striata isolate bLonStr1 chromosome 6, bLonStr1.mat, whole genome shotgun sequence genomic window:
- the LOC110475253 gene encoding fibrinogen-like protein 1-like protein, producing the protein MPLRSSAGFLLLLLSQCTVSLGTKEAVVLANAHLLSQREYERLGNANEKDYPRDCFEILQHSKGNSRDGLYIIQPKEEPIVVFCNMQDGGWTIIQHITANSTVDFDRTWQDYKYGFGSVHENHWLGNEYMHQLTGGSVQYILGVKLVNLNAEVKWGQYEPFLIEGEECQYRIRVGLYKGNATDALSLDTEAYLHDNQKFTTKDRDNDNYFMNCAKLELNGIPGGGWWYDACAGANLNRRNVIYWQKDCSKQHPCKFAWMMIKPIKHHQSLPTKACPCQKVEL; encoded by the exons ATGCCACTGAGGAGCTCAGCAGgattcctgctgctcttgctctCTCAGTGCActgtgtccctgggcaccaAAGAGGCAGTGGTCCTGGCTAATGCCCACCTCCTCTCCCAGAGAGAGTATGAGAGACTGGGAAACGCCAATGAAAAAG acTATCCAAGGGATTGTTTTGAGATTTTACAGCATTCCAAAGGAAATTCCAGAGATGGCCTTTACATCATCCAACCAAAAGAGGAACCAATTGTTGTCTTTTGTAACATGCAGGATGGTGGCTGGACAATAATCCAGCACATTACAGCCAACAGCACTGTCGACTTTGACAGGACTTGGCAGGACTACAAATATGGATTTGGCTCGGTTCATGAGAACCACTGGTTAGGAAATGAATACATGCATCAGTTAACTGGCGGCTCGGTGCAATATATACTTGGAGTTAAACTTGTGAATCTAAATGCTGAAGTCAAATGGGGACAGTATGAGCCATTCCTGATTGAGGGGGAAGAGTGTCAATATCGAATCAGGGTTGGTCTTTACAAAGGCAACGCCACTGATGCGCTGTCCCTGGACACAGAAGCTTATCTCCATGACAACCAGAAGTTCACCACCAAGGACAGAGACAACGACAACTACTTTATGAATTGTGCTAAACTGGAACTCAATGGCATTCCCGGGGGAGGCTGGTGGTACGATGCATGTGCTGGGGCAAATCTAAACCGCAGGAATGTGATATACTGGCAAAAAGACTGCAGCAAGCAGCACCCCTGCAAGTTTGCATGGATGATGATCAAACCCATCAAGCACCACCAGTCACTCCCTACCAAGGCCTGCCCCTGTCAGAAAGTTGAACTGTAG
- the CHRM5 gene encoding muscarinic acetylcholine receptor M5 — protein MEVNLFSNSTVVNSSSINHKQLEGHSLWEVITIVTVTAIVSLITIVGNILVMISFKVNSQLKTVNNYYLLSLACADLIIGIFSMNLYTSYILIGHWTLGSLACDLWLALDYVASNASVMNLLVISFDRYFSITRPLTYRAKRTPKRAGIMIGMAWLISFMLWAPVILCWQYFVGERTVPPEECQIQFLYEPIITFGTAIAAFYIPVSVMTILYCRIYKETEKRTKDLAELQGSESVAEYETIKPQKTLLKSCFSCKQQNLVKRERCQASWSSSSRSTSATAKASQAASTCMDWAKADQLTTCSSYASSEDEDKLAADSVFQVTYKSPSKSKAEEYETTDVVVKDQPEESDFENQKYFLSPTKEHVQKSKKCVAYKFRLVVKADGTQEANSGCRKVKITPCSAALSKDPSIKSMDPNINNQITKRKRMVLIKERKAAQTLSAILLAFIITWTPYNIMVLISTFCSDCIPLTLWHLGYWLCYVNSTVNPICYALCNKTFRKTFKMLLFCQWKKKKVEEKLYWQGNTRLP, from the coding sequence ATGGAAGTCAATTTATTCAGCAATTCTACTGTTGTAAACAGTTCATCCATCAACCATAAGCAGTTAGAAGGGCATAGCCTCTGGGAAGTCATTACTATTGTCACTGTTACTGCAATTGTAAGCTTAATAACCATAGTGGGAAATATCCTTGTAATGATATCCTTTAAGGTTAACAGTCAGCTCAAAACTGTCAACAATTATTATTTGCTCAGCCTTGCCTGTGCAGATCTTATCATTGGGATATTTTCTATGAACCTGTATACATCCTATATACTCATAGGCCACTGGACTCTTGGAAGCCTCGCCTGTGACCTGTGGCTAGCACTGGACTATGTAGCTAGCAATGCCTCAGTAATGAACCTCCTAGTCATCAGTTTTGACAGATATTTTTCCATCACAAGGCCTTTAACTTACAGGGCCAAACGCACACCCAAAAGAGCTGGCATCATGATTGGTATGGCTTGGCTGATTTCCTTCATGTTGTGGGCACCTGTAATCTTGTGCTGGCAGTATTTTGTGGGTGAACGAACAGTACCACCTGAAGAGTGCCAGATACAGTTTCTATATGAACCCATCATCACCTTTGGTACTGCAATTGCTGCTTTTTACATTCCTGTGTCTGTGATGACCATTCTGTACTGCCGCATTTATAAAGAGACCGAGAAACGCACCAAGGACCTCGCTGAACTGCAGGGCTCAGAGTCTGTGGCAGAGTATGAGACAATAAAGCCTCAGAAAACTCTCCTGAAGTCTTGCTTCAGTTGCAAGCAACAAAACTTAGTCAAAAGAGAGAGGTGCCAGGCCTCTTGGTCTTCATCTAGCCGAAGTACGTCAGCTACAGCAAAGGCCTCCCAGGCAGCGAGTACGTGTATGGACTGGGCTAAGGCTGACCAGTTAACCACCTGCAGCAGCTACGCATCGTCGGAAGATGAGGATAAACTTGCCGCTGACTCAGTTTTCCAAGTAACTTACAAAAGTCCATCTAAAAGTAAGGCAGAAGAGTATGAGACTACAGATGTTGTTGTCAAAGACCAACCTGAAGAAAGTGATTTTGAGAACCAGAAATACTTTTTGTCACCTACCAAAGAACACgtacaaaaaagtaaaaaatgtgtGGCCTATAAATTCCGTTTGGTGGTTAAGGCTGATGGCACCCAGGAAGCCAACAGTGGTTGCCGGAAAGTAAAAATAACTCCTTGTTCTGCTGCTCTGTCAAAGGACCCTTCCATCAAAAGCATGGATCCAAATATAAATAACCAAATCACCAAAAGGAAACGGATGGTTCTTATAAAGGAACGCAAAGCAGCACAGACTTTAAGCGCCATTCTTTTGGCATTTATAATCACATGGACTCCCTATAATATCATGGTTTTGATCTCCACATTTTGCTCAGACTGCATTCCCCTGACACTGTGGCACCTTGGATACTGGCTGTGCTATGTGAACAGCACTGTTAACCCCATTTGTTATGCCCTCTGTAATAAAACTTTCAGGAAGACTTTTAAGATGCTGCTTTTCTGccagtggaaaaagaaaaaagtggaaGAGAAACTATACTGGCAGGGCAATACCAGACTACCATAA